CAACAGATGTGGGTACGACGGCACCCGGGAGACGTCGGTACCGATGGTGGCCCGCAACCCCTCCCACATCGCCCGCATCACGGTGGTGTACGGCGTGACGGGTGTCCGATCGCTGGTCAGATCGACGGCGTCGCTGAGCACCAACACCCCACCGGGAGCGACGAGGTCGGCCAGAGCGGCGATCAGGCTTTCAGGCTCGGGCAGGTGCATGAGCACGAAGCGCGCGTGGACGAGCTGGAACCTGCCGTGGACGGAGTCGGGGGCGGTGATGTCGGCCTGCAGCACGTCGAGCCCGGGCCGCTCGGCGAGGAACCGTACGTCACGGTCCACGGCGAGCACGCTCTCCACCCCGGCCTCGTCCAGCAGCCGGCGGGAGACGGTGCCCGTGCCGGCACCCACGTCGAGGCAACGCCAGCCGGGACCTGCCCCGAGTGCCCGCAGCCTCGCCATCGTGATGTCGTCGTAGGCGAGGGCACCGAAGTCGATCCGCTCGCCCTCGCCGGCCTGTTCGGGACGGAAGACGGCCTCGCCGTAGCGACCGCCGCCCGGCGCGTCCCCGCAGGCGGCGCACATCACCGGGCCGTCCTCGTGACGCGGAAGCTGTGGGCGAGCGGGAGACACCGGTTCAGCGGGTGGTCGAGGAGATTCATGGCCGTACCTCTTCACGCGTGGGGCGATGCCGGGCGGCCCGCCTCACCGATCCTCCACAGGCCGCCGCTCCCACGACCGAGGCGCGCCGCGCCTGAGCCGATCGGCGCAGGCGCGGCGCAGTCGAACAGCGAACGTCGGATCGCTGGAGCGTTCACGCACCTAAGGGTGATAGAGAGCCCGGGCACGCGCCGCGTCGACGGGCTCCCCCTCCCCGAGATCGAGAAAGTGCCGCACCTGCCACGCCTGCGAGCTGCCCGCCTGGCGACTGGTCGTGGTCACCCACGGCGGGTACACACGGAACCCTCGTTTGCCGTCGGAGCCATCGCGGGACATGACTCCACGCCGGCCCAACTCCTCGCGCGGAAAGACGAACTGCCCGAAGTGGCCGCTGTCCCGGCTGCTGATGACGACGAGATCGATCCCGTCTTCGACATCGAAGGGCCGGATCGGGCCTTCTTCGGATCGCTGCCACACGGTGACGAACTGGCCGACCTTGGTCGGAGTCGTCTTGGCCACGCGGAACCTGACCGACAGCCCGTCGAGCGTGAACGCGTGCGCCGCGTACTCGGCACTCTCCGGTTCGGGCACCGGCTGCGAGCAGGCGAAGCCACTCGGGTCGTACACCGATGTCTTCGCCGCGAGCAGGTCTCCATGAAGCCCTGACCAGGACTGATTCGCCACCATCCCCACATCGTGCCATCACGCCCGCCACACCCCTGCCGGGGGTCACGGCCGCCTCGCGGCACGTTCGCAGCGCTCCCTCAGAGCACCGAACCCGGGTTCTCGGGCCGGATGCGTCCGCGCCAGCCGTCGCTGTCGGCGCCGCCGCTCTCGACGTAGTCCTTGAAGCGGCGCAGGTCGCCCTTCACCCGCCGGTCGATCAGGCCCAGTGCGTCGGCGCCCTTCTCGGCCATGCCCGTGGGCTCGACGTCCATCGTGAGCTCGACCCGGGTGTGCATGTCGTCAAGGGGCTCGAAGCGGACCGAGCCGCGCTGCCGGGTGTCGCCGTCGACGGACCGCCAGGTGATCCGGTCGTCCGCGAGCTGGTCGACGATCTCCGTGTCGAACTCGCGCCGCACCCCTCCGATGCTGGTGATCCAGTGGTTGTGCCGGTCGTCCAGCTGCGTGACCTCGTCGACGCCCTCCATGAAGTTCGGGAACTCCTCGAACTGGGTCCACTGGTCGTACGCCTTGCGCAGCGAGACGTGTACGTCGATTGCTTCCTTGACCGTGCTCACGGATCCTCCTCGCTCAGTTCCAGGGCGAGACCGACCGCTCTCGACGGACCGGTCCTCCCCGGCGTGCGGGACCCCGGGTACCCGGGAATGCGATCTGAATCAGTCGGGGAGGAGTCTCCACGGCAGAATGGCACTGCAGTTCGGACAGGGGGCGGAACATGGGCGACGGCGGGCTCGACGATCGGCTCGGCTCGGCGGTTCGGGCAGGGGACGCCGAGGCGGTGCGGGATCTGCTGGACGAGGGCGCCGATCCGAACACGCTGGACGCGGACGGGCTGCCGTTGTTGTGCGTGGCGGTGGCGGCGTATGACGAGCCGGTCGCCGCTGTGCTGGTGGAGGGTGGCTCGGATCCTGATCTGCCGCTGCCGGACGGGACCACCCCGCTGTGGCGAGCCGTCGACGGTGGTTCCGCGGCCGTCTTCTCGGCGGTGCTGGGCAGGGAACCGCGGCTGCGGATTCCGGAGCCAGACCGTGACCGGCTGCTCGCCTTCGCGCGGAGCCGGTACGAGACGGGCGCGGCCGAGGAGCTGCGGCGCAGGACGGGCGCGACAGGTCCGGCCACGACGGTCCGGGTTCAGGACGACGAGTACGACTGGGTCGAGCAGGTTTCGCTCAGCGGCCTAGTCGTACGGGCCGGGCACGGCGCCATCCTGACATCGCTGGAGTGGGCCTTCCGCGTGCTGACCCCGGTCGACGAACTGATCACCCGCGCCGTCGCGCAGCCGGACAGCGAGCATGTGGACTGGTCCACGGTCCGCTGGATCCTCGCCCAGCGGCGCAGCTTCGAGACATGGTCCGACGTGGTGGCCCACCGGCACCGGGCGGACCCGAAGAGTCGCCGGTTCGTGCTGGATTACCTGCGGACACGGGAGTTCATCGAGACCGACCCGCACCACGTCAAGAAGGACAGTGACCTCCTGGCCGGCTGGGCAGTCGAGGAGACCGACGCCGAGATGCTCGCGATGGTCCTCGACATCTACACCGGGCACGACCATCCGGACCAGGAGGCCATCGGCCTTCGCCATGCCGGCCATCCCGACCCGCGTGTACGCCGTGAGGTGCCGTACGCCCTCTGCCCGGAGGGCACTTCCCGCACGCCCGAGGCCCGGGCCGCGCTGCTCGCCCTCATGCGGGACGATCCGGACGGGCTGGTGCGTCTCAGGGCGTGCACGGCGAGCATGCGGGACGACGCGCTCTTCCCGGAGGTCATCCGGGCCCTGCTGCTACTGGCCGAGGACGCGGATCCCGACCTGCGAGGTTCGGCGGCCGTGCAGTTGGCCGCGTCCTCGGACCGTACGCCCGCCGTCGCCGACGCCTTGGTCGCGTTGCTCGGCGAGGACAGTCAACTCGTACGCCTGGAAGCCGCGTACGGTCTCGCCCTCCGGGACGACCCTCGTACCGCCGATGCGATCGAGCGGGTGGGGCCGCTCGGCCCCGGTTTCGAGCACGACCATCGAGCGAGCGGGCTGTGGTGGTGGGAACGGCGGCAGGCGAACCCGGACGGCGAGTGACTGCTCGGCAGCCGTAATTCGGTGGAACGGCGCCACCGGTCGCCATTACCGTGCTGCCGACCCGAGTAGTCCAGGCGAGGACGTGCCGTTGTACACCGTGTGAGACCTCCCGAGAGCTGATCTGTCGCGCGTCGCGCATCTGCGCCGCGCTGATTCTTGCTGCGGACTTCTCACTGAAACCGGTGTACTTCTGTGCTCAACATCTGGGTGGTCATGCCCACCTGCCTTCCGCTCGTCGTCCGGCGCTGCCACGCGTGCGCGTCCGAGCGTTTCCTGGCGAACGGCAAATTCCGCGTCAACGCCAACCACAAGCTCCTGGACGCCTGGCTCCTCGTGCTCTGCACCTCGTGCGGGGACACCGCGAAGCTCACGGTCCTGGAGCGCGTGAAGGTGCGCTCCATACCCTCCGAACTGCTGGACCGGATGCACGACAACGACCCCGGCCTGGCAGCCGAGCTGCTCCAGGATCCGGCCGTGCAGCGTCGCAATCGCATCGCCCTCGACTGGGACGGCGCCTGGCGTCTCGACACCAACGGTTCGGATCACCTGGACCGTGAGGTCATCGACGTCTCGGTCCGCTTCGCGGCGCGGATTCCTGTCCGGCCGGTGCGGCTCATCGCTGAAGGCTGCGGTCTTTCCCGGGCCGAGGTCGAGCGACTGGTCTCGGAAGGGAAGCTCGTTTCGGCGGTCCGGCTGAACGGCAAACTCGCCGGCGACTTCACCTTCACGCTCAAACGCTGAGCCCTTCGAGGACGCACAGGGAAACCCCCCGAGCGGGACGATCTTGGCTGATATACGCTGCGCCTGGTTTGATCGAACAGTTCGGCGAATTCGCCTCGGCGGATTCGCCCTGCCCGGGGGGGCATTCCCATGACTTCGCAGTCCCGCGCGGTGCTCGGCATCGCGCTCACTCCCGTTCTGGCCCTGGCGTCCGCAGCTCCGGTCGCCGCCGGCACCACCACCGCGGCAGCCGCCAGCACTGCGGCGCCCACGGTCGACAAGCGTGCGCCGGGCCTTTGGGGCACCCGCACCCTGCACGCCCCGAACCCCAACCCCGTCTCCGCCTCGGGCGGCCTGAACGCCCTGGTGTCGGCCGGGAACGGCACGCTCGTCTCCATGACCGGCGACGGACTCTCCCGTTCCACCCGGATCCGGCCCGCCGGCAGCACCGGCTGGCTCGCCCCGCAGACCTGGGCGGACGCCGGCGGGTACAACACCGAGTTGGTGGCGCTCGGCGACGGCTCGGTGCGCCTGGCCTGGCGTGCCAAGCGTGCCGACGACCACAACGACTACTGGCTGAAGGTGGCCACCCTCAAGCCCGGCGCGAGCGCCTTCTCCGCGCCCGAGTACGTCGCCGCGGTCCCCGAGAAGGGCTACCACCACCTGGCGGCGGCACCCGACGGCCGAGTGGTGGCCGTGTGGGCGGTCTCCGGTGTCGTGAAGGCCGCCGAGAAGGCCGGCCCGCAGGCCGCGTGGACCGCCCCGTCCGACCTCAACACGCAGCCCCCGTCCGGCAGTCGGAACATCTCCAGCATGGACCTGGCGGTCGCCAAGGACGGCACCTCGTTGCTGGTGTGGCAGTGGCAGTCGAGCAAGGCCGTCGTCGCCCTGGAGAAGGCCCCGGCCGCGACGGCCTGGGCCGCGGTCCCGGGCTTCCCCGTCCCGGGTGCGGACCTGGCACGCCCGAAGGCGTTCGCCAATCCGCAGGGCGGCTTCGACGTGTTCTACGACGACCTCGCGCACCTCATGCACACCCGCCGGGCGGCGGGCGCCACGCAGTGGAGCACCCCGCGTTCCGCCGCCGGCTACGGCAGCACGTCCGGGATGACGACGCCCGTGTACCTCCCCAACGGCGATCTCTTCGTCGCCGGCGAGCCCGGCTACTCGACCGGCTCCTGGTACGCCCTGCGCTCGGCGTCCACCGGGGCCTGGCAGCCGTACACCCAGCCCTTCTCCACGCACAAGAAGGTGCGCGCGGT
The DNA window shown above is from Streptomyces chartreusis and carries:
- a CDS encoding class I SAM-dependent methyltransferase, with protein sequence MCAACGDAPGGGRYGEAVFRPEQAGEGERIDFGALAYDDITMARLRALGAGPGWRCLDVGAGTGTVSRRLLDEAGVESVLAVDRDVRFLAERPGLDVLQADITAPDSVHGRFQLVHARFVLMHLPEPESLIAALADLVAPGGVLVLSDAVDLTSDRTPVTPYTTVMRAMWEGLRATIGTDVSRVPSYPHLLRGTGLESAAAEIHVPPLVPGSPISRFWADTWKRSRAAMLATGLVDDAAVDAGVRYLDSDECAALSGGMLTAWGWKAEEESPS
- a CDS encoding MepB family protein, which translates into the protein MVANQSWSGLHGDLLAAKTSVYDPSGFACSQPVPEPESAEYAAHAFTLDGLSVRFRVAKTTPTKVGQFVTVWQRSEEGPIRPFDVEDGIDLVVISSRDSGHFGQFVFPREELGRRGVMSRDGSDGKRGFRVYPPWVTTTSRQAGSSQAWQVRHFLDLGEGEPVDAARARALYHP
- a CDS encoding SRPBCC family protein, with protein sequence MSTVKEAIDVHVSLRKAYDQWTQFEEFPNFMEGVDEVTQLDDRHNHWITSIGGVRREFDTEIVDQLADDRITWRSVDGDTRQRGSVRFEPLDDMHTRVELTMDVEPTGMAEKGADALGLIDRRVKGDLRRFKDYVESGGADSDGWRGRIRPENPGSVL
- a CDS encoding HEAT repeat domain-containing protein, with product MGDGGLDDRLGSAVRAGDAEAVRDLLDEGADPNTLDADGLPLLCVAVAAYDEPVAAVLVEGGSDPDLPLPDGTTPLWRAVDGGSAAVFSAVLGREPRLRIPEPDRDRLLAFARSRYETGAAEELRRRTGATGPATTVRVQDDEYDWVEQVSLSGLVVRAGHGAILTSLEWAFRVLTPVDELITRAVAQPDSEHVDWSTVRWILAQRRSFETWSDVVAHRHRADPKSRRFVLDYLRTREFIETDPHHVKKDSDLLAGWAVEETDAEMLAMVLDIYTGHDHPDQEAIGLRHAGHPDPRVRREVPYALCPEGTSRTPEARAALLALMRDDPDGLVRLRACTASMRDDALFPEVIRALLLLAEDADPDLRGSAAVQLAASSDRTPAVADALVALLGEDSQLVRLEAAYGLALRDDPRTADAIERVGPLGPGFEHDHRASGLWWWERRQANPDGE
- a CDS encoding DUF1062 domain-containing protein; protein product: MLNIWVVMPTCLPLVVRRCHACASERFLANGKFRVNANHKLLDAWLLVLCTSCGDTAKLTVLERVKVRSIPSELLDRMHDNDPGLAAELLQDPAVQRRNRIALDWDGAWRLDTNGSDHLDREVIDVSVRFAARIPVRPVRLIAEGCGLSRAEVERLVSEGKLVSAVRLNGKLAGDFTFTLKR
- a CDS encoding FG-GAP repeat domain-containing protein is translated as MTSQSRAVLGIALTPVLALASAAPVAAGTTTAAAASTAAPTVDKRAPGLWGTRTLHAPNPNPVSASGGLNALVSAGNGTLVSMTGDGLSRSTRIRPAGSTGWLAPQTWADAGGYNTELVALGDGSVRLAWRAKRADDHNDYWLKVATLKPGASAFSAPEYVAAVPEKGYHHLAAAPDGRVVAVWAVSGVVKAAEKAGPQAAWTAPSDLNTQPPSGSRNISSMDLAVAKDGTSLLVWQWQSSKAVVALEKAPAATAWAAVPGFPVPGADLARPKAFANPQGGFDVFYDDLAHLMHTRRAAGATQWSTPRSAAGYGSTSGMTTPVYLPNGDLFVAGEPGYSTGSWYALRSASTGAWQPYTQPFSTHKKVRAVRAAATSGGTVTVTWREGYSYEEYTMAAVFKGGTWSAPRRLSSTSAQFAGAPQVAADALGRPVVLWDEYKRSETDSTVLTGVYQATTGSRALPKWRDHTDDGKADVFGKGSSGLKVYAGDATKLSAGQRATSWPTGTLVLPFGDLDGDGCNDVFVRQTRGEADVYPTMCGGLPDIQSLHVKVSSDWSAYDAVLSPGDLTGDGRADLLTRSAASGKLYLYANNGSGGFKARTLAGSGYGGYKKLISAGDLDGDGKNDVLGIDASNELWRFRGTGAGTFKPRSLVFKDWGTSYKDVVGGLDLSGDGRADLISLDKDGRAWLNRGNGQGGFANRTQVGKATNWSSIRIS